The Paramisgurnus dabryanus chromosome 6, PD_genome_1.1, whole genome shotgun sequence genome has a window encoding:
- the abhd8a gene encoding protein ABHD8 yields the protein MLTSITESIFCCLMGKTGVVLPVESSDGKPADAFEFVEVKPGRVLRVRHILPERPATTDEQPDTDISVHCKRKITVYRNGQLVIENLGDVLHSEILQCQNGDVEQCTTVEVELSDYTTAPSSPDPKPVPPLPTSDQQKPAPPPRRRRRKPKRTVLIDTERCISSCKGTHSDVALFFIHGVGGSLDIWGSQLDFFSRLGYEVIAPDLAGHGASTAPQIAAAYTFYALAEDLRAIFKRYARKRNILIGHSYGVSFCTFLAHEYPEQVHKVVMINGGGPTALEPSLCSIFQLPSCVLHCLSPCLAWSFLKAGFARQGAKEKQLLKEGNAFNVSPFVLRAMMSGQYWPEGDEVYHAELTVPILLVHGMYDKFVPIEEDQRMAEILLFAFLKVIEEGSHMVMMECPETVNTLLHEFFLWEPDISKKDTVATVTADQTATDNATPVQMLNLAISNGTLKVNKPLNK from the exons ATGTTGACCAGCATTACAGAGAGCATCTTCTGTTGTCTGATGGGAAAGACCGGCGTTGTACTGCCGGTCGAGTCGTCTGACGGTAAGCCGGCCGACGCATTCGAGTTTGTGGAGGTCAAGCCGGGTCGAGTGCTGCGTGTGCGTCACATCCTCCCAGAACGACCCGCTACGACAGATGAGCAGCCAGACACTGACATCAGCGTCCACTGCAAACGCAAAATAACTGTGTACCGCAACGGGCAACTAGTGATCGAGAACCTGGGTGATGTTCTCCACTCCGAGATCCTGCAGTGCCAGAATGGAGACGTGGAACAATGTACAACCGTTGAGGTGGAGCTGTCCGACTACACCACTGCACCCTCGTCCCCGGATCCCAAACCCGTTCCACCTCTTCCCACCTCTGACCAACAGAAACCCGCCCCTCCACCCAGGCGTCGTCGACGGAAACCCAAGCGTACCGTGCTGATTGATACGGAGCGTTGCATCAGCAGCTGTAAGGGGACGCACTCGGATGTGGCGCTGTTCTTCATTCACGGTGTTGGCGGTTCGTTGGATATCTGGGGCAGTCAGTTGGATTTCTTCTCACGGCTGGGTTACGAGGTCATCGCTCCTGATCTGGCAGGTCATGGTGCCAGTACCGCCCCACAGATTGCAGCGGCATACACCTTCTACGCCCTGGCAGAGGATCTGCGTGCCATATTTAAGAGATATGCAAGAAAACGGAACATCCTCATTGGTCACTCCTATGG GGTTTCGTTCTGTACATTCCTGGCTCATGAGTACCCCGAACAGGTGCATAAGGTGGTTATGATTAATGGAGGAGGACCCACAGCACTTGAACCCAGCCTGTGCTCCATCTTTCAGCTGCCCTCCTGTGTCCTGCACTGTCTCTCTCCATGTCTGGCCTGGAGCTTTCTCAA AGCCGGCTTTGCCAGGCAGGGTGCGAAAGAGAAACAACTGCTGAAAGAGGGAAATGCGTTTAACGTTTCTCCATTTGTGCTCCGAGCGATGATGAGTGGTCAGTACTGGCCCGAAGGGGATGAAGTTTATCACGCAGAGCTGACCGTACCCATACTGCTGGTCCATGGCATGTACGACAAATTTGTGCCAATTGAGGAGGACCAGAGAATGGCAGAG atCCTCTTGTTTGCGTTTCTGAAAGTGATCGAGGAAGGCAGTCACATGGTGATGATGGAATGCCCCGAGACAGTCAACACGCTCCTGCATGAGTTTTTCCTTTGGGAACCTGACATTTCCAAAAAAGATACGGTTGCCACGGTAACAGCTGATCAGACCGCGACTGACAACGCGACACCCGTCCAGATGCTTAACTTGGCCATCAGCAACGGGACTCTCAAGGTCAACAAGCCCCTTAACAAGTAA